TCAAATGCATCCCAGGACAGACCGGACAGGTTGTCCTAAACAAATGTCCAAACAGGGGAACAGAGATCCCTCCGCAGGTCTTTCACTGAATGACACCAGCAGCTACTTTCAATCCTCAGACAAAGCTCAGCAACATCCTCACCAGAGAACCCAACATCACCTACAGAGTCAAGGTGAACTGGCTGAGGAGGTAGCAGTCGGCAGCCTTGAAACCAGCTTCTCCGCTCAGGAAAGAGGGCAACCTAGCAGTAGTTCTGGTCTGACCCAGGGCCTCTCTGCTGGTCAGAGCTGTAAGGAGGAGtgtggaggaggaagaagaggaccAAGAAAAGGGAATGAAAGCCAACCAGACTGGAACTGGGTTTGTTATGATGTTGTTTAATGTCTTGAAAATGAAAGAAGATGCGTGCAAACAATGAGAAAAGAGATAGGAGCAGATGCATTAATATGTTGAAATTGTGTTTTCCCTAATGATTTTTAGGTGAAACAGCTGCCGCCTTTAAGAGCCACTGGACTTCTGGACTCTAGGTAGCCTAAATGTCATTTGATGGCAACTGCCATGTCAAAAATTGGGGAAAATTGCATGTTGTGTTTCTGAAACAGGTGCCGACTCCTGTGTACAGTGTGTAACCGCGACTTTAAGAGTTTGCCAGCATTAAATGGTCACATGCGATCTCACAGTGGCTTCAGATCACCGACACGGCTGAAAAAGGTCCACACTATgtttgatttattctttttaacaCAAGGGGTCATAGTTGCAACATTTCAACATAGTTTTAGTGTTACCATTTGGGACTTAAGTTCACACTTAGGTCCCAAAATGTAATTTGTAGAAATGCATGTAATTATAACTAAAGTTTAAACTCTAGTGGCCAAATTTAAGAGCAGTTTAAAAAGTTTAGGCTGTTGATTTTAATTTCTCTGTCCTTGCTATCTTTAGGATATCTCCCCACGCACTAAAAGCCCAGTGTCTATTGTGATGCCAGTCTCGGTGCCTGTCCAAACCAGAGGAATGTCTGGGAAAGGCTACATCCCCACTCCATCCAGCAGGGGAGCTCTGCTCTACCGCAGCCTAATGCATCTGAAGGAGCAGGAAGACTTTGGCTCTACGGGCAACCAGGACAGTGACATGGTTACAAAGGCCAATTTAGGTCACTACACCCCTCCTCCGATGCTATGCCCTGAGAGAACTGGGCCAGGACTGTACTGCTCCCTCACCATCAGGAGGCAGCAGAGAGCAGAGATGATTCAGCTACATAGTAAGTCCTGAAAAAGACAGAGCAGTGATACTGAGTGGACAACATGCAGAGTTAAGACATGTCTCTTGATTGACAGATAATTTAGCTGATCCTGTTGCTTTGGCAACAGCCTGTCCTTCACCCGAACAGCTAGCATCAGGAAACATCAAACCGTACGTATTTAACCTCTGAAGTAATTGTTTTGGTAAAAATGTCACTTACCAACTGTGTGCTGGCAATCACAGGCATATTAATTTTGGGAAGAGCTCCCAGGCTGAGATCCCACCTTTACGAACTAAAAAACATGCCCGGTCTGACTCCCACAATGCCCTGTTGCTGTGGACACCGTTTGATGAGCTGGAGCGTCCCGTCAATCAGCAAAGAGGTAGGAAAAATCACAAAGACTTACAGAAATTGTTCCTATGTTTGGTTATTGATTCAAATGTTTGTCATTCTGCTGTTGCAGTGGAGGCTCTGCTAATGATGGCTCGGTCCAGTGTGGTACCAGGAGCCCGGGCCAGTCCAGAGTATGCACTCCAACTGCTATCAGAGTGCAAAGGAGACTTTCTGGTAAAACCTCAGTCTGTTGGCTTTTAgaatgtgtttttgtctgtaCACAGGTTTGTAAGTCTTTTCAGAATAGATGTATCTAGATGGACCTTAAGATGAAGAcaagcatcatgctgtaaaGCATGAATTAGCTGAAGAGGCCTTCTGGGGGCCAACAGAGGTGGAAAACTCTTACCATCTGTGAAGCTGTTAAAGGGCAGCAAAAGGACAGAAACATATAAAAACCCCTGCAAAGACACCCAAACCACaagaaattaggaaaaaaaacagaaatacatttttccacaaaacagatgcaagaaaataatataaaaagatCTAAAACGACCCACATAGTACAAAATACATCAAAACAATAAGAAATGCTGGGACAAATAGCGAAAATAATATAGGTGCACAAATATccacaaagacaaagaaaaaacagaagaaagagaCCCAAAAACACACCACAAAGACAGAAAATCAGGACAAAAGATTGAAAAAACCAAAGGTGCAGAATCCCACAACAAAGGTACAAAAAACACCATTACAAACAGAGTTAAAGGATCATAAATGCATATAAAAACAcgacaaaatgacaaaaacatatagaaatccaaaaaaaaccaaacacaataGAAAATCACCACCGCAATAAAAAAGTACTACAAAACATAGATCACAAAAGGAAACCACAAGGATACAAAAACGTTTACAATTAGCGTTTCTTTTGACAGGATATTCAAACACCTACAAAATAACTGCAAAATAACTTTTGTCTGTTAAACTACAAGCCTAACTtttctaaaaaagaaattagactttattctttcatttgttTCTAATTCATTCATTCCTAAAATGagacaattaaaaaaacactcaGAGGTTAGGAGAGAGTAATGTTTTCTATTTACCTAGCTGCCTGTCATTTTTGACAGGTTTTTACCGTAAATTAATGATAATAAATGttcatttcttctgtttgtatCATGGTGTTATGGTTGGGCTGGATGTCTGAACATGGCTGATTGTTACCATCACCTGTTCTTTCTCTCAGCTGACGGTGGAGAAGATGTTATCAAACCCTGAAACCTCCACCAAGCAGTCCGGTCAGTTGGTACCCATTCATCAGAACTATACAGCCGCTCACAGTAATGTATGAATAAACTCAGACATACAGCAAACAAATGTTGCATTAAAATCAGCCCTGTTTTGAAGGTGTTTGGTGGAGCCCATCAGAGAAGAAGCTGCTGCTTAAATCCCTGCAGATCCATCACAAAGACTTCAGCAGTATCCAGAGAGCTGTAAGTTTGGACCTTCACCAGGTTGGGGCTCGGTCCGTGGATCCTGGCTTCTGGACTTAATTTAACATCTAATATTAACCAACAAATACAACTTTTGGGATTATCGTCAACttggaaaaacagaaacagctgaTAGATAACATCACAgggttaaataaatgtttacttCAGGAATATCACCTGTTTTGTCTGTACATGTTCAGGTTCGGTCCAAGTCCCTGTCTGAGTGTGTCGAGTATTATTACCTCTGGAAGAAGAAGCTGAGTCTGGGTATAAAGACCCCAACTAACCTGACCATCAGTCTGCCTGAAGCAAATGTAAGAAATGTGTGACGTTTATCCTGATTGACAGTCCAGCAGTTAGTCCCTTCATGACATAATGTAGAAATACTAAACGGAAACACGATGGCTGCTGTTTGGAAGCTAACACAGGCCCAGAGTTAGTGAACATGGTTCAGTTATTAGCTTAATGCTGCTATAGGAAACGATTTTAAACCAGTGAGCATTGATCTACACAACAGTGAAAAGTAGTATACAGTACCAGCACAAAGCTGGTTTCTTGTTTCATCTTGGAACAACACTTGGCAATTCCTGGAGAGTTAACTTTGGACCTTGATCTGATCTCAGGACCTGAGTTCTTGAATTTGTCTCGGGACCTGACTTGGAAGTTCCTAAATTTGAATTTGTCTCGGAAACTAGCTTGGTAGTTCTTGAATTTGTCTCGGGAACTGACTTGGAAGTTCCTAAATTTGAATTTGTCTCGGAAACTAGCTTGGTAGTTCTTGAATTTGTCTCGGGAACTGACTTGAAGGTTCTTGAAATTCTTTCAGGACCTGACTTGGTAGTTCTTGAATTTGTCTCGGGACCTGACTTGGAAGTTCCTAAATTTGAATTTGTCTCGGAAACTAGCTTGGTAGTTCTTGAATTTGTCTCGGGACCTGACTTGGAAGTTCCTAAATTTGAATTTGTCTCGGAAACTAGCTTGGTAGTTCTTGAATTTGTCTCGGGAACTGACTTGAAGGTTCTTGAAATTCTTTCAGGACCTGACTTGGTAGTTCTTGAATTTGTCTCGGGACCTGGCTTGGATGTTTGTATGTAGGCTTGGCTCAAGACTTTGGATCCTTGTAAAATCTTGTTTTGAAACTTGTTCATCTGGTCTTAGCattgctgctgttgtttttggACCTTAGTTGTAACTTGGGGATCTTTTTTTGAAGTTGTGAATGTTGTCTGTGAAATTATCCTGAACTGCTAGAAATGTCTTCATCAGTCTCAAGGCTTGACTCAGCACTTTAGAAGGTTTTCTGATCTTGACTTGGAAATTGTGTCAGTTTGTCTTAGATCAGAGGTGGACGGCTCCAGGCTTTAGAGGGCTGGTGTCTGACATGTATCAGACATGTCCTTACTCCAGAAAACAAGCATTGGACCTTGAGGACCAGAGTTTTCCACCCCCATCTTAAAATTGGATTTCCTTGTCTTGGGCCCAATTGGTCTAAGTTTGGACACTGACTTGGATCGGTTTGCCTTCTCTTCTGACCCGACTGTAAAAACTTTGATTTAGATCATGGCTCAGGATTTTCTCTTGGCTCTAGCCTTGGGACTTTAGTACCACAGATGACCTTAACATGAGACTTACTGACCTAATCTTTTTGACCTAATTCTGAACTTGGTGGCATGTTGTGGGACCTGACTTAGGCTAGAAAGACTTTTGTGGGAAAAAACGTTACCATGTTAAACCTCAGAAGTTCCTTGAATGCAGAAAATGTCTTGTGTTATCctgagttttctttttctgaaagacAAAAGACTTTCTGAAGTGACGTCCAATCAAACATTTGGAAGAATTTATTCTTGCTGTTGTTTCAGTAAAATGTAAGATGGGGTTTGAGTTCCCATAAAGCTGATTGGTGCAGCGTTTCAGGTCAGTGAACATAAATGAAACTAGAGGCTGAGCAAATGAAAACCACTGAAACCAAATTCCTGTTATCACTCCACATAGACTAGTAACAGAAAACACACtaactcaaacacacacaggatgCCCACTTCCTGTCAAAGATGTCAGGCTTTTGAACAAACTGTTACATGACATTTCAAGTAGCCAGCAACTTTCTGTCTGTGTGGTCACACCTCGGTTGACGTTATTTCCATTACACTCATTTAGGTTTCTTCAACAGCTGCACTCTGCTGTCACCTTGATGTTTCCATAAGCATTAAAGAATCTgacttgggttttattttttcatgaaaagtttgtttaaatCAAGGCAATTACAGAAGAACGAGGTCACTGGTTAGGCCCAAAGGTAGGACAACCGAGGTCCTGAGTTCTTCTGACAAATATGAGTCAGaattattaaatattgaatTGTTTAATCAAGGTTATGTTGATATCTTTACCcacttcttttccttttttcatatGTCTTTCTTCAGCGTCAAAAAGCGTCACAATCCCAGAAAGCCTCATGAAGCCAGGGACCATCAACCTCTCGGGAGACACACTACTTAACAACATAAACCCACACatgtagatttaaaaaaaaacaacgttaTATGTAAGACATTTTCTTCCGGGTTCGTTGCTTAAATGTAGTTCACCTAGGtaatgtgacaatgtttaaaatgaGAACATCTGTATTTATCCCAGATGAACTATTGTAATCATTaatcagtttaaagggaaactTCACCAGAAAGCCTTAGTTTAATGTCAGTGGACTGTAGCAGCTGATATGTGCCATATATATTTCTACAAAGTggtctttttttctgtcatgaCAATTTAATAAAGCAGCCACATGTGGACAAACAAGTTTTTTGTTTGAGACTTTGTTCAGATAGATCCACTGGGCTTAAAGCCAGGTATGCTGGGTTAATATTTTCTTCCCTAACCTTCTGAGCCTTTCCTTGGTTTCTTCCTCAGGGGCCTGAATTTAAAAATATCTGTGCTCGTTCCTGCCTgagtgaaaaatgaaagaagagTAAACATGATACACCTGACTTGCAAATGTATACTGTCCTGCCTTCAAGACCAATTACAACCAAGTCAACAATGGGTCAGAGGTCAACAAGATCCAGGTAAACCCTAAGTCTAGGGACACACGGCCAGCAAGCTCCACCTAAAACCCAAAGTCTTGCCCAACAGCTCCCAGGTCAAAACTAACAAGGCAAAGACTTAATTCTAGGCATTTGCAAGCTAAataatgatgtcatggctttgtaattCTCTCATTTGCAACATTTGTATCTATTTGAGGCTCGGctatggatgtattttaagaccGAACCTGAAACactctgcttccttgtgtgacatcgtgggaaaatcaaaagaaatcagctAAAATGTCAGCAGAGAACTGTGGACCTCCAAAACTCTGGTTCAACCCTGGTCCAGTTTCCAGATGCGTCAAGGTTCTACATTCATCTGCTTATCAAACAATCCTATGCAAGAACATACAGAGTGGGAATGTCCAGACATCACATGGTTCAGGAAGGAGACCGGTTCTGTGTCCAAGATAAATAAATGCGTGAATCCACCTTGTGAAGAAGCTAGTTGAAGCTGGAGACCTTTATTATTCAcaaagaaacaagttctctaccaacatgggctgaaaagcTACTCAGAAAGCCATTATTTCACGTTGGATTACTGTTCATGGATACAGTCAGGGAGAATGACCCTAATTTTAGGAGATATGTAGGAGGGACTGGTGCTCTTCAAAAAATAGATGGCCTAAACAAAGTAGTTAGAACTTGGGCACAAATGAAGAAAGACCTCAAGCATACATATTAAAAAGGCCATGTGTCTTTTATGCAGTGTATGTGGATGTAGAGAAGCTCAGGACCAACAAAAAGCCACCGAAGGTCTAACTTCAGACCAGGGTGTCATAGGTCAAGACCAGGTTAAATAAATCAGCCCAGGGTAATACGAACAAAGCCTTGATGCTTCTCCTTTCATGTCCTGTGAAGCACTTTGGATTGACCGATGAATGGatgatgctatataaataaacttaataaaGAGGATGGAGAAGGTCAAGGTCCCAACCAGCAGGTCCCAGATCAAGACCCAGATCTAAGTCCAGGCCAAAAGAGACAAGGTGAAAACTAACATCCAGGTAAAAGTTAAGAAATTAGATCCTGTTTGATGTCAGACGTGAAACCAACAAGTCCAAGGAAAACTTCTTTAAATGACAATGAAAATACTTCAGCACATGAGCCCTAGCATGAGTAAAGGTCACGTTCACAGTCATGTGTTTTAGGTTTCTACATTAATTTCTAGATATGAGAACCTTTCCAGTTTCTCTTTCACTTCTTTTTATAGTAGGTTTTCATGTTTGACTCTTCTGAGGGTTTCAGTGTTTATTCTTCAAACAACCTGCTGCACAACTATGAGTTCCTCTGGAACCCCAAACTCTTCACATTCCTCTGtaatctgatgttttccagtGTTTTATGTCAAAGCTCAGTTTCCTGTGTCCGCAGGGAGCTTCAGGCCACTAATAAAGTTTGACTCCTCCTCGTTTCAAAGTTCTCTCAGTCTGGAAACAGGAGTGAAATAATCAAAGAGAGGAGCGAGGGATGGGAGCACAGGAACAAGAGGAGGCTGAAGCTCCCTTAGAAGGGAAGAAGCaacagaaaacctccaaagaaGTTTATTTCTGCGTCCTCCCTGATAAATACGAACCCCTGATAGAGGAGTCGGAGGAGCGAGATGAGACagaagaggagaggaggaggagaaaggaggagaagaagagaaagaggaagaagaggtgCAAGAAATGTAGGAAGGTAAGACAGGATGATGACTTATGACCTGGAGAGGTGTGGTCAGACATTCTTCCTCTACTTTTTTGCTCTGAGCAAATGACATTTAATGACAATTCATGACatgaacaacatttaatttaaaaaactgcTCATGTTCCTTTATATAAAATACCTGAGAAAAGATCCTAAAAACTGGTCTATTTATtctaaaattacatttaataaattacgAAACAATCTGCAGCAAAATTGtccaaaaataaagataaaaatgtaaaaatgaaaataaaagtaaaatgaaccaaaaccaaatatttgacataaacataatcaaaataaaatggttCTGAAGCTTGTAGATGTGTTATCTGTTACCTGATAGAACATGTTTCTACATGTATATAAATGATCCAGAACACAGATTTTTACACATTAAATCCTGCTTGTTGACATTCCAACAGCCTTCTAGCTGCAGCTGTAAAACATTGACTAAGCACTGCAATCCTGACCTTTGACCCCATCTGTTTGAGCAGATACAACAATAATGTCCTGCCTGCACACCAAACCACATACAGATAAGCAGACAGTCTCAATCATGACAAgacaatttttaaatttaaaggaaTGTCCCCGTTCAGACCCAGAGTTTAACTCTAGAACAAGTCGGTCCGATTCTGTTGATTCTGGGACTGACTTCACATGTTCACTGGAGTTTCCACAGCTGGTTCCTTCCACATATTTATGTTTCACTTGTGCACTTCATACTGCAGAGGAGAAACATTTAATGTATGGTTTATCACCATACATCCTTCAGAAGGTAAAAAGAAATCGTTTTCTTCAGATGCAGTACTGGACAGCACCACTGGGTGTCTTAATAACACACccaccatccatctatccatccatccatctctgtgAAGAGtcactggtgcctatctccaggttCATTGGGCCAGAggcagggtccaccctggacaggtctccagtgCATTAcatgacaacacagagacacacagggctAACAACCATGTAGAGACACATACCTGAGGGCAGTTTAGAGAGACTAATCAACCTAACAGTCAAATTGAATTTATGCAACTGAGAAATGACAGCCGCAGCCTGACATCAGTGTTGCTGCGTGATCTGCCGGCTCTGAATGTGAAGAAGTGTTTCCCACACATCATTATTGTATCATTGGTTCTGGTTAATGTGCAAATGGACTGCACTTCCTCATTCAACCTTCACGTCTCTGTGTCCACCTTCCTCTTTCTAGAGGATACACCAAAATATAGTATAAAATAGGATCACTTCTGGATCTAAAAAAAGCGACACACATGAATAATCAAATAGACGTTCACAATGATGCTAACATTGCAACTACATCTTTGTTTAAACAGAGCTCTGCAGGAGCCATTGATACATTGCTTTGAACTGGGGATCTAAGGTTTAAAACTTGCAGCATTTAAATGCAACTTCTGTCCAAACTGGAGAACAGAATTAGAAAAATGTCACATGGGGGTTGAGAGAAGGCAAATATAAAATCTCACTGTGTCTTTCTGCACGGTTCTGAAGAATTAAGTTTCAGGTACTTTCCCCTAGCCTACTAATATAGGGTCCAGGAAGGGGAGGAACCTGGCAAAAAAAGGTTCACtaaccttcttcttcttgtgtgGTGCAGAACATTTGTAAGGTCCTTCGATTCAGCTGGCGCTGCCTCCTGGCTGGCATGCAGAGCATGGCGTCCACCTACTCCACGCCGCTCTCTGCCGTGCCCACAGTGATTATGGAGATGAAGCAACCCAGCGGCAGCATGGCATGATGGGACGCTGACCAGGAGTCAGCGGGACACCTGGAGTTTACCTGGGAATTTAATGTGTTTgctttgtgttgtgtgttttatttgtttgttaaatatGAACTGTGTGTTAGATATTCTTTCCTGAGGAAAACTTTactgatgtattaaataaagttttgaagTAGATGGTTTTCTGTCCTTCTCTTAATGATGTGTGAATACAATGAAAAAAGCTTCTTTAACTCTACCAACCTGTCATTGTGTTGGCGTTTGTTCTGTCTTTACTTTTTCCTTCAACTCCACCCAGTTTTCCTTCtgcatcattatttttttttaaagtttatttatatagcggcaattcacaactcatgtcgtctcaaggcacttcacaacagtcaggtacttacattccaattaatcctaatcattgaacagttcagtcagattaagttattcactcaaattggataaaaggtttttctatctaaggaaacccagcagattgcatcgagtcagagatctgtagcattccctcctcctggatgagcatgtagagacagtggacagtcactggcgttaactttgcagcaatccctcatactgagcatgcatgtagcgacagtggagaagaaaaactcccttttaacaggaagaaacctccagcagaaccagtctcagtgtgagcggccatctgccacgtctgactgggggtttgagagaacagagcagagacacaaagagaacaaagaagcactgatccaggagtactttctatgggaaggaaaagtaaatgttaatggatgtagctcctttagtcgtttcacctagaaagaaagaacagataaactctgagccagttttcaaatctCTCTTCTTCATCCTGTCACTTTCCTCCTTAAATGCTCCATCCCTTTCCTCacttccatttttcttttatcttcttTATTTCCATGGCCCAGTTTTAGCCTTCCTTAAAACATTCTTTCATTCAGTTTTTCATCACCTCACTCTTTATTTTCTACTCTTGTCTTTCCTCTTATGTCCTTGCCTTCTTTCCCTGTTTACATCTTTTTATCTATTCTTGGTCTGTAAAATGCCTTCTCTTTTCTTTGGCCTTTATTTTGAGATCTCATTTGCCTTTCTTTCCTCCTTCAAGTGTTAAACTTGATTATTATCTCTTAATATAATTTCCTTTCTCCCTGTTTACAATCATACTTTGCAAACTTTATTATATTGCAAAGTCTGTGACCCTCTATTTCCTCCCCACCTATCTTCAACATGTTTTACCTTCACTACCAGTGATCTTTagtgtcttctgtttttgcaaaCCCAACCTCGGCAACCATTGACAGATATACTCCAGAGTCCAGAAGCTCTAGACAAATTTGGACACACTTCAGTTTATATGTATATCAGTTTTGGGGAAGTGAATAGTTTGATTTACAAGTAGCTAGCATGTTTATCAGGCGGTTTCTGGAGCATCCAACTGTCAGGCAGAAAATCTTGGCTCTTTGGACCAAATTCTGGCTGTCCCTGAGTCAATAGCTATTCGTATTTTTGGGTCGGTCTCTACgagctttgcacatttacagTCATTAATCTCAGCAAAACAGCTCCAGATCAGGCAGACTACATGGAGAGCAACTATGAAcataattttttacttttgcgTCAGATTCTCCATTGGacttaggtctgggctttgactaggctattCAATTAcaggaatatgctttgatttaaaccacaTGTGTCAAACTCTAGTCCTCATGCtggtgtcctgcagcttttagaagTGTCTCTGCTTCAGTACACCTGTATTTGAATCATTGGGTCATTATCAAAACTCTTTAAatccatttgattcaggtgtgtttgaccagggacacatctaataGCTACAGGATACTAGCCCTCGAGGACAGGAGTGTGACACCCCTAAACCCACCtgtggctctggctgtatgcatagagacattgtcctgctgggaggtgaacctctgaccaaattccaggttatttgcagcctccaacagatATCCCTTCCAGTTACCCtctatttaactccatccatcctaCCAACTCTGACTaggtcccacagcatgatgctgccaccttcaTGTTGCATCGTGGAGGATTGTTCTTGCAGGGTGCTGTGAAAAAGAGGTGACTTTATTTCATTGAGGTAAATAAAATAGACCagccttttagatttttatttttaaaagatgttgGAAACTAATTATCGCTTTCTTCCTACAGCACCAGTAATCTCTACTCTGTGGTCTGTCTCCGACCACTGCTGTGGTCCGAGGCTGAGTTTACGCTCAACTTTCCTATGCAGTGCGCAGAGGTGACCACCAGGTGCCGCTGTTTCACTCCGCTACAACCACCGCTCTCCTCCAGGACCATGTGCGGGAATGAAGGCGGGGAGGGTGTGGTTAGAAGTTGGCTGTAAATCTGACCCGCCTGCTGGCCTTCAGCCCGGAGGCTCAATAACTGTCCTGTGACAGCAGCAGCTGTTCACAGAAccatgcagctgcagcagcggATCAAAACACCATGAGCAGCTTCTGAAAACTTCTCTGAACTCCGATCTGACCCAGCCGAAGGTTCCGGGTGATCCAGGAGAACCGCACCCATGTCACCGCTGCAGCTCTCCGTCTACTGGCGGCTCTCCCTCCTCTTCTTTTTCAAGCCTTTCGTTTTCTTTCTCGACATTTTTACGGTCGCTATCGCTGCCAGAACGTGTCGCCATGACAACGACACCGACGCCACCGCGTCCTGGCTCGGGACGTTTCCGCCCAGCGCAGACAGCAACCAATCGCAGCACGGGGAAGTTTCGGAGGTGATCGCTGATTGGTGGACGGATAAATGTAAGGAAGGATTGAGTGAGAATGATTTCAAagtttttataatatttatattttatacacGTCACGATCAGCGTGTTTATATCCACGCATTTGTGTCTGCAGTCTGTTAGTGACTGATTCAAAGAAAACTATTAAACCTCTCAAACATGATAAGTTCCTTTAGGATTTTAATGCACAAACAACTGAACCAGCATCATCTTTAATAATCCAGTACACAATTGATGGTGTCCACATTAAACTCTGTTAATATGCAGCTCTAGATTAACTGCTTTTGATTAAAACCAAACttcaacatttttgtgtttgactTGTTCCTGACACATGGCAGGAGGCTTTGGACCGACATGTGGCCAGTCCCCGTCCGGGTCATCTTTGGGTCATATGTGGGTCATCTATCACTGCAGTACTTCTAGGAACTCTGAGCAGCTCTATTACAGCTGAGTTTAGAGCCTGTGTAACTTTATATATTAGCTTTTATTGTTAACTGATGATTAACGTTTAAATAGCTGTACAGATATGATGTAAAACTACTTTTAGCATCTCTTTCATACCAAAAAGAAGTAAGATGACTGATCTAGTAGAAAACTCATGACGAAGACCACAGCTCTTGTTTTCTGCTAACTCACGCTGTTCTATCTGGTCAGAACAAACGCTCTAAGGTGACCCCCAACCTGTGCAGGTCCATTTCAGCAACATACAAGGGATTTGTTCTCAAGGCGTCGGCTGGCTCACTGAGTTTTGGACTTTACCCGACTAACTTGGCATCTTGATACCTTTTACATAACTTTGTAGATTTTCACATGAATTGTTAAGCTCAGAGTGAGGACCTAACCCCATGAAATATTGATGTCTTTTGCAGAAATCTAACCTCAGGTTCACCTCTAATGATTTCACTCTCTGACCTTTCATAACTCCTACATAAAACACTGTGGACACATTCAGCCACTTCAGTCATGCATTAGTAACATATCTGTGTCTCTTCTGGATGTCCACATGTGTCAGTCAGTG
This DNA window, taken from Girardinichthys multiradiatus isolate DD_20200921_A chromosome 24, DD_fGirMul_XY1, whole genome shotgun sequence, encodes the following:
- the LOC124861867 gene encoding transcriptional-regulating factor 1-like isoform X1, translated to MYSGSTAVCVHENMSDLWTYPAASSPSIIHQSSRSNSLPPFATSLFRNHGSLSPGKVTSPHIYPPQNTSPHMCPSQVTSPHVGLQTQASLFQFPQSQMTSTHLTQPQVTSSHLSPQMELSPSHLFYQPQITSPHLPSVQVNSTYHLGSPQVNSPLLHSPHIASPHLTPQPQHFLYNQNPDPELDYADWNKCEASSDLSCYLNGSSFSYQNQSPSSLDIHLQNQYNTSDTPHADEMERTNKAYSTHTIHASGMLDQSDPAGQAQHTWDSMSPTLSQVQCIPLGSTSAGDAMGRWSSIEVSSSHTEDFPNNQFYHESYHGSNTQQPFCSPTTPGPSPHYPQTPAVSSPGPQMHPRTDRTGCPKQMSKQGNRDPSAGLSLNDTSSYFQSSDKAQQHPHQRTQHHLQSQGELAEEVAVGSLETSFSAQERGQPSSSSGLTQGLSAGQSCKEECGGGRRGPRKGNESQPDWNWVKQLPPLRATGLLDSRCRLLCTVCNRDFKSLPALNGHMRSHSGFRSPTRLKKDISPRTKSPVSIVMPVSVPVQTRGMSGKGYIPTPSSRGALLYRSLMHLKEQEDFGSTGNQDSDMVTKANLGHYTPPPMLCPERTGPGLYCSLTIRRQQRAEMIQLHNNLADPVALATACPSPEQLASGNIKPHINFGKSSQAEIPPLRTKKHARSDSHNALLLWTPFDELERPVNQQRVEALLMMARSSVVPGARASPEYALQLLSECKGDFLLTVEKMLSNPETSTKQSGVWWSPSEKKLLLKSLQIHHKDFSSIQRAVRSKSLSECVEYYYLWKKKLSLGIKTPTNLTISLPEANRQKASQSQKAS
- the LOC124861867 gene encoding transcriptional-regulating factor 1-like isoform X2, producing MEAFLLVTSPHIYPPQNTSPHMCPSQVTSPHVGLQTQASLFQFPQSQMTSTHLTQPQVTSSHLSPQMELSPSHLFYQPQITSPHLPSVQVNSTYHLGSPQVNSPLLHSPHIASPHLTPQPQHFLYNQNPDPELDYADWNKCEASSDLSCYLNGSSFSYQNQSPSSLDIHLQNQYNTSDTPHADEMERTNKAYSTHTIHASGMLDQSDPAGQAQHTWDSMSPTLSQVQCIPLGSTSAGDAMGRWSSIEVSSSHTEDFPNNQFYHESYHGSNTQQPFCSPTTPGPSPHYPQTPAVSSPGPQMHPRTDRTGCPKQMSKQGNRDPSAGLSLNDTSSYFQSSDKAQQHPHQRTQHHLQSQGELAEEVAVGSLETSFSAQERGQPSSSSGLTQGLSAGQSCKEECGGGRRGPRKGNESQPDWNWVKQLPPLRATGLLDSRCRLLCTVCNRDFKSLPALNGHMRSHSGFRSPTRLKKDISPRTKSPVSIVMPVSVPVQTRGMSGKGYIPTPSSRGALLYRSLMHLKEQEDFGSTGNQDSDMVTKANLGHYTPPPMLCPERTGPGLYCSLTIRRQQRAEMIQLHNNLADPVALATACPSPEQLASGNIKPHINFGKSSQAEIPPLRTKKHARSDSHNALLLWTPFDELERPVNQQRVEALLMMARSSVVPGARASPEYALQLLSECKGDFLLTVEKMLSNPETSTKQSGVWWSPSEKKLLLKSLQIHHKDFSSIQRAVRSKSLSECVEYYYLWKKKLSLGIKTPTNLTISLPEANRQKASQSQKAS
- the LOC124861868 gene encoding protein PXR1-like, with the protein product MGAQEQEEAEAPLEGKKQQKTSKEVYFCVLPDKYEPLIEESEERDETEEERRRRKEEKKRKRKKRCKKCRKNICKVLRFSWRCLLAGMQSMASTYSTPLSAVPTVIMEMKQPSGSMA